The following is a genomic window from Deinococcus betulae.
TAATCAGGTCCCAGTGAACGGCGCTGGCGTTGACGCCGCCGGTTTCGGGGTAGCTCTTGCCAATGGCCAGGTGAACGGTGCCACCGATTTTCTCGTCAAACAGGATGTTGCCGGTGGGCACCTGAATACCGCTGTTGGTGCCAATCCCCAGCTCGCCCAAGCGGCGGGCGCCGGGGTCTGTGTCGAGCGCGGCGTGCAGCACGGCGTCGCCTTCCTCGGCGCTGGCGTCCACGACCAGCCCGCCCCGGAATTCCAGCCGCGCCCCCCGCACCACTTGGCCCTGATACTCGGCGGGCACCGTGAACGTCACCACGCCCTCGGCGCTGTCCTCAAGTGGGCCGGTAAAGACCTCACCGCTGGGCATGTTGCGCCGCCCATCGCTGTTGGCCCAGGTCCGGCCGCCCACACGCAGGGTCAGGTCGGTGCCGGGGGCTTCAAGCCTCACCACGTCGGCGCGGCTCAGGCGCTCAATGATCCGGGCCTGCATGGCGCGCACCTCGCCCCAGGCGGCCACCGGGTCGGGCCGGTCCAGAAACATGGCGCGCATCACAAAATCACCAAACCCTTCGGGCGTCATGCCGGCCTGCGCGGCGGCGTGGGCGGTGGGGTAGAGGGTGAGGCTCCACTTCTTGCGGGCGCGGGCCGCGGCCACGGGCGCGCGGGCGGCCATCAGACGGGCGCGTCGGGCCGCATCAACGGCGCGGCCTGGCATAGGGGTCAGCACGCGCAGGCTGCCGTCCAGCGCTTCCACGTCTGCCAGGTCGGCGGCGTGGGCGGCGTCCAGCACGGCGTCCGACGCCAGCTCAGCAAAATCCTCGTCCTGGCCAGGGTAATCCACACGGGGCACCGGGCGCGCGCCGCGCGTCAGCAGGGCGCGGGTGACGGCGCGCAGCAGCGGCGTGGCCTCCTGGCCGCCGGCCACCAGGAGCCGCTCACCTTCTCCGGCCATCAGGCAGTAGTCCGCCAGCAGCGCCGCGTGAAGGTCCGGGTCATACGCCAGAAGGGAGGGTGTCTGCACGCCTGCGAGGCTATCACCGGGCTGGGTCAGGGCAGGGTGTGACGGGAGGCAGCAGGGGAGCAAACACGCCGGTTCCATTGCGGGGTGTGGAAGTGCCCGGCACAGTGTCCGTCTGATAATGATTCCGTCTGTTCCGTTTTCAAATCGGGAGAGAACCGATTGGCCAACTCCACGCCCGGAACCCGCTTTGCTCCTTCCTCCCTCCGGTCGGATGTCATCGTTTTTGCAAACGATTCAATCGGAGTCGCTCTGATACGGATTCCATCTGTTCCGTTTTCAAATTGGGCAGGCGCCGATTTGAAAACACCACGCCCGTCAACCCACTTTTCCTGGTTCTCGCACGGCTTGAATCAGCCCGTTTGCGCAAACGAGTTGCCGGAAACCACAGGGGGCTGAGCCCTTCCATCTGGGCATGGAGGGTCAGTCTGACCCAGGCGCAGGGTATCCTCGCCGGATGACGGCTCCCGCCTCCGCCCCCTCCGCGCCCACCTCACTGGACCCCCAGAACACGGCTGTCCTGACCATCTCCTGCCCAGACCGGGGCGGCATTGTGGCGGCGGTGTCGCAGTTTCTGCACAACCACGGCGCCAATATCATCCACAGCGACCAGCACAGCACCGACCCTCAGGGCGGCATCTTCTTTATGCGGATGGAGTTTCACCTCTCGGGCCTGGACCTGGCGCGTGAACCGTTCGAGCGGGCCTTTGCCAGCGTGGTGGCCGCGCCGTTTGGCATGACCTGGCGCGTCAATTACACGGCGCAGCCCAAGCGGATGGCCGTGCTGGTCAGCCGGTACGACCACTGCTTCCTGGACCTGCTGTGGCGCAAACGCCGGGGCGAACTGCACGTCGAGATCCCGCTGATTATCAGCAACCACGAGGACCTGCGCCGCGACGCCGAGATGTTTGGCATTCCCTTTCATGTCGTGCCCGTGACCAAGGAGAACAAGGCTGAAGCCGAGGCCGAGCAGGTCCGCCTGATGCACGAGGCCGGGGCTGATTTTGCTGTGCTGGCCCGCTACATGCAGATTCTCTCGGGCGAGTTTCTGGGCCACTTTGGCCGGCCCGTCATCAACATTCACCATTCGTTTTTGCCGGCCTTCGTGGGGGCCAACCCCTACCGCGCGGCCTTTAACCGGGGCGTCAAGCTGATTGGCGCCACCAGCCATTACGTCACTGAGGAACTGGACGCCGGCCCCATCATTGCCCAGGACGTGATTCCCGTAACCCACCGCGAAACGCCCGATACCCTGATGCGGCTGGGCCGCGATGTGGAGCGGCAAGTCTTGGCCCGCGCGGTCAAGGCGCATGTTGATGACCGCGTGCTGGTGTACGGCAACAAGACGGTGGTGTTCTGACAGCTTGATTCAGGCGGACAGAGGAGCGCCCTCTGAAAGCGGGGAACTGGTTAGGCGATGACGCAGAGCAAGTCACCGCTACAGCCAGCAGCTGACGTGAGATTGAGGGGACTCTCTTGAGCTGACCGTTCGGTCAAATTAGGCTAAGGGCCATGGCCTTTCTTTACACTGCGCTGCTGACCATTCACAACCTCAACCGCTGGGTCGTTCTCCTGACTGGCGCATGGGCGCTGGTGGCCAGTCTGCGCGGGCGCTCGGCGGGGCGGCCCTTTGGCCCGGCGGACCGTCAGCCCGTCGTGGCTTTTATGGGCAGCCTGCACCTTCAGGTCGTGCTGGGGCTGATGCTGTTCGCCTTTCTGGGGATGCAGAATGTGCCTGTCTTTGCCGGGGCGCCGCGCGCCAGCTTTCAGTGGGAGCATCTGGGGCTGGGCTTACTGGCGGCCGTCTTCGCCACCCTGGCGAGTCGTCAGTCCCGCAAGGCCACCACCGATCCGGCCCGTTTTCAGGCAGCGGCCCTGTGGAGCGGCCTGGCGCTGCTGACGGTGCTGGTGGCTATTCCCTGGTGGCGCCCTCTGCTGCGGTTCTTCGGGGTGTAAAGACAGCGGCTGTCGGTTGAGCCCATACGGCAGAGCGGGGTATCACCTCCAAGACCGGAACCGGCACAGCTCACCAATCCGATTGGCTTAAATCGTTGCCATAGCCCAGAGGGGCCAGCTCTATCTCAGGCCTGGCGTTTCTTCGCCTGTGCCACAATCTCCGGCAGGTGTTCGGGCAGGCGCTGCATGGGCAGGTCAAACACGGTGCGGGACGGCTCGTTGGGCGCCGTGTTGCCTTCTTTCAGCATGGCGTACTGGTCGCGTGTGATGGGTGGGTGGGGCAGCAGACCCATCAGGGGCACCGCCAGATTCATCAGGGGCAGGGGCACAGGCACAATCGGCTTGCGCTTGCCCAGCGCCCCTAATTCCAGTTCCAGCAGTTGCCGGAAGGTGTATTCGTCGGGGCCTGTCAGGCGAAAGGTTTCGCCCATCCCTGTCTCCGACTCGGCAGCGGTGGCGAAGGCGCGCGCCACGTCCTGCACACTGACGGGCCGGAAGGGAAATGAGCCGTCGCCAATCTGCGGCACGATGGGGGCCGTGCTGACCAGTTCGCGCAGCACTCGGCCAAAAAAGTCGTCGCCGACCCCAAAAATCAGGCTGGGCTGAAAGATCGTCCAGCGCATGCCGCTGGCCCGCACCAGGCCCTCGGCGCGGGCTTTAGAGCTGGAATACCCGCTGCCGCTGTCCCCGCGCGCGCCCAGGGCGCTCATGTGAACGTAACGGGCGTGCCGGGGCGTGGCGGCCAGCACATGCCGGGTGCCCTCGACATGCACCCCCTCAAAGGTCTGGTCCCTGGTTTCGGCAATGATGCCCACCAGATGCACCACGGCCTCCGGGTCGGCCTGGCCCACGGCGCGCTGCACGCTGCCGGGGTCCGTCACGTCCAGCTTCAGGCCGTGGGCGCCGGCCACCGCCTCGCCCCGGCGGCTGCCGGCCCAGACGGTATGCCCGCGCGCGCGTAACTCGGCCACGACGGCCCGCCCCACAAAGCCGCTGGCCCCGGTCACCAGAATGTTCATGCTCCGCATTGTGCGGGCCCAGGCCCCCGGCAGAACGTAGCCGCGCGCCCAGGTCGGGGCATCTGCCGGGTGGGGGCGGCGCGTACACTGCGGGCCGTGAGCCGCCTGCCCGCCCGCGCCTGGCCTGCCCACCTGCCCCTGCGGCGGGTGCTGGTGGTGTCGCGCCCGGCCCTGTGGGTGAATACCGTGGGCACCCTGGTGACGGGCGTGTGGCTCAGTGGGGAGCTGTATACCCTGCACCCCGGCGTGCTGGCGCTGCTGGCCTACCTCACCCTGCCGTTTAACCTCCTGATTTACGGCCTGAACGACCTCTTTGACCGCGAAGAAGACGCCCGCAGCAGCCGCAAAGGAGGCTGGCAGGGCGCGCGCCTGGCCAGCTATGAGGCCGCGCCCCTGCTGCGCGCCACCGCGTGGCTGAATGTGCCGGCCCTGCTGCTGCTGACCCTGGCCCTGCCCCCAGCCGCCACCGCTGTGCTGGCTGTGTCGGCGGCGCTGTTTGTGGCCTACAGCCTGCCGCCCCTGCGCCTCAAGGCCCGGCCCTTTCTGGACGGCCTGAGCAACGTGGCCTACGCGCTGCCCCTGGCGCTGCCCGCGCTGGTGCTGGGCAAGGGCGTGCCCTGGGCGCCGCTGCTGGCCCTGATGGCGTATTCGGTGGGGAAACACGCCTTTGACGCCGCGCAGGATATTCCCGCCGACCGCCTGGCCGGCACGCGCACAGTGGCGACCACGCTGGGCGCCGGGGGCACCGCCCTGTATGCCCTGGCCTGGTTCTGTCTGGCGGCGGCGCTGCTGTGGCCGGTGTCGCGCCTGACCGCGCTCGCGCTGCTGCTGACCTGCGGCGGCATGAGCCTGGCCCTGCGCCGCCGCCCCACCCCCGAGCAGGCTGCGCGGCTGTATCCCCTCAGCATCGTCACGCCCTGGATTGTGGGCGCGGTGGCCGGGGTGCAGTTGGTCTACCTGCTGGCGCGCGGCTTGTGGCCGTAGGCCGCTCAGTCGGGATTCTGGGCGGCGGCCTGGCGGGGCTGGCGCTCTCGGCGCTGCTGGCGGCGCGGGGCCACCACGTCACCGTGTATGAGCGCGACCGGCTGGGCGGCAAACTGCGGCGCCTGAAGGTGGGCGGCCTGACCTTCGACACTGGCCCAAGCCTGTTCACTGTTCCTCAGGTCTGGCGCGCGTACCTGGCCCGGCTGGGCGAGCCTGACCCCCTGAACCTTCAGCCGCTGCCGGGTGGACTGGGGCAGTACCACACGCCGCACGGCCCGGTGCCGCTGCCGGTGCCGCCGGGGCATGCCCTGTTTGCCGACTGGCAGCGCTACGTGCGGATGGCCGCGCCACTGGCGCCGCACCTGCTAACCCTGCTGACCACCCCGCCGCGCCTCACTGACCCGGCTTTTCTGCGGGCCAGCGCCGCCCTGTTCCGGGTGACCGGGCATCACCTGACGGCGGCGGCCTGGCTGCGCGCCCGGCACTTTCCGCCTGCCCTGAGCCACGCTCTCGCCACGCAGGCCTTGAATGCAGGCCTGGCCCCGCAGGACGCCCCGGCGCTGTACGCCCTGCTGCCGGCCCTGGTGGGCGCCGAGGTGATGCGGCCAGCGCGGGGGATGGGCGCGCTGCTGGACGCCCTGAAAGACAGTGCGGCCGCGCGGGGTGTGGTGCTGCGCGAGGGTGAAGCGGTGACGCGAATCAGCGGCACCGCGCTGACGTTGAACGGAGCAGAGGCTGTCCGTCACGACCTCCTCGTGAGCGCCCTGGACCCGGTGAGACTGGCGGCCTTGCGGGGCCAGCGGGCGCCCTCGCCCCTGGCCCGGCGGACGGTCAGTGGCGTGGCGCTCTATGCTGCGCTGCCTGGGCCGACCTCTCTACCAGCCACGAGCGTTCTTCCGCCTGACGATTTCCGGGCGTTCCGGGCCGCAGTGCGGGCCGGTCAATGGCCCTCTTCCACCCTGGCCCTGGTCCATGCCGAGGGCCGGCGCCTGAGCGTACTGCTGGCCGCGCCCGCCACGGGCGCCGCCGTGACGCCAGAGCATCCCTGGGTGCAGTTCCAGGTTGCGCGGATAGAGGAGACCCTGGGGGTGCCGGGCCTGCTGGCCTCTGCCCAGGCGGTCACGGCGCTGCCGCCTGCCCATTACGCCGCTGGGGGCCATCCGGGCGGCGCGCTGTATGGGGCCGCAGTGCCGCCCTGGCGCGGAGGCCCGCTGCATCCTCAGCCCTACCGCGTGGCGCCGGGGCTGTGGCAGGTGGGCGCGGGCGTGCATCCGGGCGGCGGCCTGCCGGCCATTCTGGGCGGCGCGCTGCTGGTGGACACGCTGCTGGCCGAGGCGAACGGGCGGTAAAACGTTCTCATGATTCCGGTTGAATCGAGCAGAATGCCGGGTGGAATCTGAGCGGACCTGGAAAGCGGCGCCGCAGACTTGACAAGCTCCGCAGGAGAGTGGGAAGGAAAAAGGACGGATTTCGCGCTCTGCAGGGCAGCCGGTGCCTTCTCAGCTGTGCTGTCATGAAGTGGAATCCGTAGAGAGCAGGTCTTGGGTGAGCCACCCGGCCTGCTGGTCAAGCCTTGAGGCAGCGTCAGCTCTCCTGTCCTACTCTCGGGCTATGCGTGTTTTCCTCCTTGCGGCTCTGCTGGCGTCAGCGGCTTCGGCCGCCTCTGGTCCCTACACCATCACGCTGCCTGGGCACAGCGCCGGGTCATTCGGTTCGCCCAACGACCCTATCGGCGCCCCAGCGGGGGGCGTAGCATGGCGCAGCGACCAGGAGGTTTACACCCTGGACACCACCCGCGTCCTGAAGCGCTGGAGCGTGGCTGGCGGCGCTCTGCTGGCCACGCAAACCCTCTCACCGCTGGCGGCGGTGCCCGGCAGCACCCTGACGCTGGAGGACCGCGCGCCGGACGGGGGCCTGCTGCTGCAAGGGCAGGGGTATAGGGGGCCCCAACCAGTGGGCCTGCGCGCCCGCCTGAACCTTCAGACCGGCAAGGCCCAGACCGAGGCCGCCTGCACCGCCAGTGCCGTGACCCTGAACCGCTGCACACCCGACGGGCAGACCCGCGCCTGGGTGCAGGGCGGGGCGCTGCGGGTCCAGGGGCGGGGGACGGGCCAGACCTGGCCGCTGCCAAAGGGACTGAAGCCCGCCGTGCTGGGCCTCAGTCCTGATGGGCGGCGCGCGGCCCTGCTGGTCCTGACTCCAGTGG
Proteins encoded in this region:
- the purU gene encoding formyltetrahydrofolate deformylase, translating into MTAPASAPSAPTSLDPQNTAVLTISCPDRGGIVAAVSQFLHNHGANIIHSDQHSTDPQGGIFFMRMEFHLSGLDLAREPFERAFASVVAAPFGMTWRVNYTAQPKRMAVLVSRYDHCFLDLLWRKRRGELHVEIPLIISNHEDLRRDAEMFGIPFHVVPVTKENKAEAEAEQVRLMHEAGADFAVLARYMQILSGEFLGHFGRPVINIHHSFLPAFVGANPYRAAFNRGVKLIGATSHYVTEELDAGPIIAQDVIPVTHRETPDTLMRLGRDVERQVLARAVKAHVDDRVLVYGNKTVVF
- a CDS encoding UbiA family prenyltransferase codes for the protein MSRLPARAWPAHLPLRRVLVVSRPALWVNTVGTLVTGVWLSGELYTLHPGVLALLAYLTLPFNLLIYGLNDLFDREEDARSSRKGGWQGARLASYEAAPLLRATAWLNVPALLLLTLALPPAATAVLAVSAALFVAYSLPPLRLKARPFLDGLSNVAYALPLALPALVLGKGVPWAPLLALMAYSVGKHAFDAAQDIPADRLAGTRTVATTLGAGGTALYALAWFCLAAALLWPVSRLTALALLLTCGGMSLALRRRPTPEQAARLYPLSIVTPWIVGAVAGVQLVYLLARGLWP
- a CDS encoding NAD-dependent epimerase/dehydratase family protein; the protein is MNILVTGASGFVGRAVVAELRARGHTVWAGSRRGEAVAGAHGLKLDVTDPGSVQRAVGQADPEAVVHLVGIIAETRDQTFEGVHVEGTRHVLAATPRHARYVHMSALGARGDSGSGYSSSKARAEGLVRASGMRWTIFQPSLIFGVGDDFFGRVLRELVSTAPIVPQIGDGSFPFRPVSVQDVARAFATAAESETGMGETFRLTGPDEYTFRQLLELELGALGKRKPIVPVPLPLMNLAVPLMGLLPHPPITRDQYAMLKEGNTAPNEPSRTVFDLPMQRLPEHLPEIVAQAKKRQA
- a CDS encoding aminopeptidase; amino-acid sequence: MQTPSLLAYDPDLHAALLADYCLMAGEGERLLVAGGQEATPLLRAVTRALLTRGARPVPRVDYPGQDEDFAELASDAVLDAAHAADLADVEALDGSLRVLTPMPGRAVDAARRARLMAARAPVAAARARKKWSLTLYPTAHAAAQAGMTPEGFGDFVMRAMFLDRPDPVAAWGEVRAMQARIIERLSRADVVRLEAPGTDLTLRVGGRTWANSDGRRNMPSGEVFTGPLEDSAEGVVTFTVPAEYQGQVVRGARLEFRGGLVVDASAEEGDAVLHAALDTDPGARRLGELGIGTNSGIQVPTGNILFDEKIGGTVHLAIGKSYPETGGVNASAVHWDLITDLRTGGRLSLDGEVVQENGQFLI
- a CDS encoding phytoene desaturase family protein gives rise to the protein MAVGRSVGILGGGLAGLALSALLAARGHHVTVYERDRLGGKLRRLKVGGLTFDTGPSLFTVPQVWRAYLARLGEPDPLNLQPLPGGLGQYHTPHGPVPLPVPPGHALFADWQRYVRMAAPLAPHLLTLLTTPPRLTDPAFLRASAALFRVTGHHLTAAAWLRARHFPPALSHALATQALNAGLAPQDAPALYALLPALVGAEVMRPARGMGALLDALKDSAAARGVVLREGEAVTRISGTALTLNGAEAVRHDLLVSALDPVRLAALRGQRAPSPLARRTVSGVALYAALPGPTSLPATSVLPPDDFRAFRAAVRAGQWPSSTLALVHAEGRRLSVLLAAPATGAAVTPEHPWVQFQVARIEETLGVPGLLASAQAVTALPPAHYAAGGHPGGALYGAAVPPWRGGPLHPQPYRVAPGLWQVGAGVHPGGGLPAILGGALLVDTLLAEANGR